A single genomic interval of Camelina sativa cultivar DH55 chromosome 11, Cs, whole genome shotgun sequence harbors:
- the LOC109127553 gene encoding uncharacterized protein LOC109127553, translated as MAKWSAIVVIMMVVIVVVAVEANGTKNDWKKDWINCYRKCSKPCNEHDGNCFLRCKIKCGGPNPPHSSSRVSHGTTSEEVRTEGDTDRNNFS; from the exons ATGGCAAAATGGAGTGCAATAGTAGTTATCATGATGGTGGTGATTGTTGTGGTGGCAGTAGAAGCAAACGGGACTAAAAACGATTGGAAAAAAGATTGGATTAACTGTTATCGCAAGTGTTCAAAGCCTTGTAACGAACACGACGGTAATTGCTTCTTACGTTGCAAAATCAAATGCGGTGGCCCAAACCCTCCCCATAGTTCCTCACG AGTTTCACATGGGACAACATCCGAAGAAGTTCGCACAGAAGGAGATA